A single genomic interval of Methylophilales bacterium MBRSF5 harbors:
- a CDS encoding membrane protein, translating into MFEYLILGALIIVIVAVFMVLTKQRPANNDINSELNEHHRKILQDFNDSLNKTTDRFNKLVSEEFKYNRDVLENLKVSQQEIINQLKTEVVEKLNQALQNQGKIQQESIQSSLKNTTLQLLASIDSLTKSVDTRLEEITGKVHERLEEGFKKTNETFLSVMERLATIDEAQKKIDGLTTNVVSLQELLGDKRSRGAYGELQLESLVKNILPPDSFSFQHSFKNGSRADCVLFLPEPTGTVAVDSKFPMENYQKMFDTSLSEPEKIKAEKQFKLDVRKHITDISTKYIIPDETSDGAVMFVPAEAVFAEIHAYHPELIQDSLNHKVWVVSPTTLMAVLNTARAVLKDVETRKQVHIIKSELGKLGKEFERFDQRMKKLADNIRMAHENAQDVHITSQKISRRFSQIEKVELQDDPNELLEFEDSLIEKGEQKEDD; encoded by the coding sequence ATGTTTGAATATCTAATTCTAGGCGCTTTAATCATAGTTATCGTTGCAGTTTTTATGGTCCTAACTAAACAGCGACCCGCCAACAATGATATCAATTCAGAATTAAATGAGCACCATCGTAAAATACTCCAAGACTTTAATGATTCTTTAAACAAAACTACGGATCGATTTAATAAGCTCGTGAGTGAAGAGTTTAAATATAATCGTGACGTATTAGAAAACCTAAAAGTTAGTCAGCAAGAGATTATTAATCAATTAAAAACCGAGGTGGTTGAGAAACTTAATCAAGCGCTTCAGAACCAGGGCAAGATTCAGCAAGAGTCGATCCAGTCTTCCCTTAAAAACACCACATTGCAGCTTCTGGCTTCAATTGATTCACTCACCAAATCTGTTGATACCCGTCTTGAGGAAATAACTGGCAAGGTGCATGAAAGACTTGAAGAGGGATTTAAAAAAACTAATGAGACTTTTTTAAGCGTTATGGAAAGGTTGGCTACAATTGACGAGGCTCAAAAGAAAATTGATGGCTTAACCACAAATGTTGTTAGCCTGCAGGAATTGTTGGGAGACAAAAGGTCACGAGGTGCTTATGGTGAATTGCAGCTTGAGAGTTTAGTTAAAAATATACTGCCACCCGATTCTTTTTCTTTTCAACATTCCTTCAAGAATGGAAGTCGCGCTGACTGTGTTTTATTTCTCCCGGAGCCAACAGGCACGGTAGCAGTTGACTCTAAATTTCCCATGGAAAATTATCAAAAAATGTTTGATACCTCTTTAAGTGAGCCAGAAAAAATAAAAGCAGAAAAACAATTTAAGTTAGATGTTCGTAAACATATTACTGATATATCCACTAAATATATAATTCCTGATGAAACTTCAGATGGAGCAGTGATGTTTGTTCCGGCAGAGGCAGTATTTGCCGAAATTCATGCCTACCATCCAGAACTCATTCAAGACTCTTTGAATCATAAGGTCTGGGTTGTGTCACCAACCACCCTAATGGCTGTATTAAATACAGCAAGGGCTGTATTAAAAGATGTTGAAACAAGAAAGCAGGTGCATATTATCAAGTCAGAGTTAGGAAAGCTTGGCAAGGAATTCGAAAGATTTGATCAGAGAATGAAGAAGTTAGCTGATAACATCAGAATGGCCCATGAAAATGCACAAGATGTTCATATTACATCTCAAAAAATATCACGCCGTTTTTCCCAGATAGAAAAAGTTGAATTACAGGATGATCCGAATGAATTATTGGAGTTTGAGGACTCTTTGATAGAAAAAGGTGAGCAAAAAGAAGATGATTAA
- a CDS encoding molybdopterin synthase catalytic subunit, producing MVRIQQDGFDINSEVKKIKRSDDSGVGALVTFVGYVRDFKEDKSDTLTSMEIEFYPGMTEKALLEIEEKARRAWDIFDVNIIHRFGKLNLNDEIVLVAVTSAHRTEAFRACEFIIDFLKTDAPFWKKEIGLKSESWVNANNKDYEKINKW from the coding sequence ATGGTAAGAATTCAACAAGACGGTTTTGATATTAATTCTGAAGTAAAAAAAATAAAACGTTCTGATGATAGTGGTGTTGGCGCCCTGGTAACCTTTGTTGGTTATGTACGTGATTTTAAAGAGGATAAGTCTGATACACTGACGTCAATGGAAATTGAATTTTACCCAGGCATGACTGAAAAAGCCTTGTTAGAAATTGAGGAGAAGGCAAGAAGGGCATGGGATATTTTCGATGTAAATATAATTCACCGTTTTGGTAAATTAAACTTAAATGATGAGATTGTATTGGTTGCAGTAACTTCGGCACATCGAACAGAGGCGTTTAGGGCGTGTGAGTTTATAATAGATTTTTTAAAGACTGATGCACCATTCTGGAAAAAAGAGATTGGACTAAAGTCTGAATCCTGGGTGAATGCAAATAACAAAGATTATGAAAAAATAAATAAATGGTAA
- a CDS encoding UTP--glucose-1-phosphate uridylyltransferase, protein MKKLRKIIFPVAGLGSRFLPATKATPKEMLPIVDKPLIQYAVEEAIEAGFKDLIFITGKSKRAITDHFDSTLERFSNVDEKKAKLMDEMNQIVPKDVSCIYIRQGEPLGLGHAILQAKPVVGDEPFAVSLADDLIDAQPGVLTQLVQQYDEQQKSVIAVQNVDKSESKKYGMIDSNNFDSDLVKLSNIIEKPDPEFAPSNLGVVGRYVFSNTLMSFLEKTSFGAGNEIQLTDGIKLMLKQEEVFAYTFKGKRYDCGSKLGYLMANIDYGIKNSEFGKELKAYIREIK, encoded by the coding sequence ATGAAAAAATTAAGAAAAATTATTTTTCCCGTTGCCGGACTCGGATCTCGTTTTTTACCCGCAACAAAAGCAACACCAAAGGAAATGCTACCCATTGTTGACAAGCCATTAATTCAATATGCGGTTGAAGAAGCCATTGAGGCTGGCTTTAAAGATCTCATTTTTATTACGGGTAAATCCAAACGAGCAATTACAGATCATTTCGATTCTACCCTTGAGCGATTTTCCAATGTTGATGAAAAAAAAGCAAAATTAATGGATGAAATGAACCAAATTGTTCCGAAAGATGTTTCTTGTATTTATATCAGACAAGGCGAACCTCTTGGTTTAGGACATGCAATCTTACAAGCAAAGCCAGTTGTTGGAGATGAGCCATTTGCGGTATCTCTGGCAGATGACTTGATCGATGCTCAACCTGGTGTGTTGACCCAATTAGTTCAGCAGTATGATGAGCAGCAAAAGTCTGTGATTGCCGTTCAAAATGTAGACAAATCGGAATCCAAAAAATATGGCATGATTGACTCCAATAATTTTGATTCAGATCTTGTGAAATTAAGTAATATCATTGAGAAACCTGATCCAGAATTTGCACCATCAAACCTTGGGGTTGTCGGCCGATATGTTTTTTCGAATACATTGATGTCTTTTTTAGAAAAAACTTCTTTTGGTGCTGGAAACGAGATTCAGTTAACCGATGGCATTAAATTAATGTTAAAGCAAGAAGAGGTCTTTGCTTATACATTCAAGGGTAAGCGATATGATTGTGGCTCAAAGTTAGGTTATTTGATGGCGAATATTGATTATGGAATCAAAAATAGTGAATTTGGTAAAGAATTAAAAGCTTATATAAGAGAAATTAAATGA
- a CDS encoding formate--tetrahydrofolate ligase yields the protein MKSDLQISQTKKLRDITSIAKKINLKSTDLTTFGKHIAKINSIPNRKKNAKLILVTAMSPTPAGEGKTTTTVGLSDALRKIGKKSIACLREPSLGPVFGMKGGATGGGYSQVLPMEEINLHFTGDFHAITSANNLLVAMIDNHIYHGNKLNIDIKKIQVRRCLDMNDRSLRRIHQDGLRYERDSKFDITVASEVMAIFCLAKDMDDLKLRLGKILIAFSKNGKPIYARQIKAHGAMTALLKDAFKPNLVQTIFETPVIIHGGPFANIAHGCNSVMATRAGQKLADYVVTEAGFGADLGAEKFMDIKSRTLGAMPDAVVIVATIRALKYHGGVTKDKLNKENLDALNKGFENLQRHIQNCLNQFGMNVVVAVNRFKFDSVKEISLLRQLIESEGVSMHLCEHWERGAAGATHLAKDIVKLCQKKNKARTLYGLNQPILTKIETIAKSIYRAKGIKLSALARKKLKEFEDLSGVKRMPVCIAKTPYSFSSDPAQLGATLNHTLEIKDLDLKNGAGFIVIICGPIMTMPGLPLKPAAESIDVNSKGVLEGLF from the coding sequence ATGAAATCAGATTTGCAAATATCTCAGACCAAAAAGCTAAGAGATATTACTAGTATAGCTAAGAAAATAAACTTAAAATCCACTGACTTAACGACATTTGGTAAACATATTGCAAAGATTAACTCCATCCCAAACCGTAAAAAAAACGCAAAACTTATTTTAGTTACTGCCATGAGCCCAACCCCGGCCGGTGAGGGTAAAACCACCACCACAGTGGGCCTTTCAGACGCTCTCAGAAAAATAGGAAAAAAATCAATTGCCTGCCTCAGGGAGCCTTCCCTAGGCCCAGTTTTTGGAATGAAGGGTGGCGCGACTGGGGGAGGATATTCTCAGGTCTTGCCCATGGAAGAAATTAACCTCCATTTTACTGGAGACTTTCATGCCATCACCTCTGCAAATAATTTACTGGTTGCGATGATTGATAATCATATTTACCACGGCAACAAGCTAAATATAGATATTAAAAAAATTCAAGTAAGGCGCTGTTTGGATATGAACGACCGCTCATTGAGAAGGATTCATCAAGATGGTCTTCGTTATGAACGAGACTCAAAGTTTGATATTACGGTGGCATCAGAAGTGATGGCAATATTTTGTTTGGCTAAAGATATGGATGATTTAAAGCTTCGCCTCGGTAAAATTTTGATCGCTTTTAGTAAAAATGGCAAGCCGATTTATGCTAGACAGATTAAGGCTCATGGCGCAATGACAGCGTTACTAAAAGACGCTTTTAAGCCAAACTTAGTGCAAACAATATTTGAGACCCCAGTCATTATTCATGGAGGACCTTTTGCAAATATTGCTCATGGCTGTAATAGCGTAATGGCCACTCGAGCGGGCCAGAAGTTAGCTGATTATGTTGTGACTGAGGCAGGCTTTGGTGCTGATCTTGGTGCTGAAAAATTTATGGATATCAAGTCTCGAACATTGGGAGCCATGCCTGATGCAGTGGTGATTGTGGCTACAATACGAGCTTTAAAATATCACGGCGGTGTTACAAAAGACAAATTAAACAAAGAAAATCTTGATGCTCTTAACAAGGGATTTGAGAATTTGCAACGCCACATACAAAATTGTTTAAATCAGTTTGGAATGAATGTAGTTGTTGCGGTAAACAGATTTAAATTTGATTCTGTCAAGGAAATATCATTACTGAGACAGTTGATCGAATCAGAGGGTGTGAGTATGCACTTGTGTGAGCATTGGGAGAGGGGTGCAGCAGGGGCAACTCACTTAGCAAAAGATATTGTGAAGTTATGTCAGAAGAAAAATAAAGCACGTACATTGTATGGATTAAATCAACCGATTCTCACTAAGATAGAAACCATTGCTAAAAGTATATATAGGGCAAAAGGAATTAAATTGTCAGCGTTAGCAAGAAAAAAATTAAAAGAATTTGAGGATTTAAGTGGAGTAAAAAGAATGCCTGTTTGCATTGCTAAAACACCTTATTCTTTTTCATCTGACCCTGCGCAACTTGGTGCAACATTGAATCATACCTTGGAGATCAAAGATCTTGATCTAAAAAATGGAGCCGGCTTTATTGTAATCATTTGTGGTCCAATTATGACTATGCCAGGATTACCTCTTAAACCAGCGGCAGAGTCAATTGACGTTAACTCCAAGGGTGTTTTGGAAGGGTTGTTTTAG